In one window of Nesterenkonia sandarakina DNA:
- a CDS encoding NAD(P)-dependent oxidoreductase, with amino-acid sequence MSVAPVKSSASTPMRSAMRSLPLVFRRCEDRPVPLCEYSQASSHKLTWRNQNVKPITRRGPQMSQHSTTQQVTFVGIGAIGLPMAARVASAGFELTTVDFSAEQRAAAAQQGLRAEDSAASAATADAVIVMVATGDQLRSAALGSPDQGSAGLLSAMRPGSSLIVMSTVGPEAVQQLSIPATERGITLIDAPVTGGIARAAEGSLRLFVSAEPTAVEQNRTLLESMGGIVECGTEIGDGQSFKAINQLLCSVHIVAAAEALALADRLGLDQAQVLEAVAEGAAGSFMLSDRGPRMLQGQDAQVASAVGIFVKDSSLVSEIASAHGFQAPMLEAARAKYLEAADAGLTRHDDSQVIVTYQP; translated from the coding sequence ATGTCGGTGGCTCCGGTGAAATCGTCCGCCAGCACGCCTATGCGCAGCGCCATGAGGTCCCTCCCTCTCGTGTTCCGCCGGTGCGAGGACCGGCCCGTCCCTTTGTGTGAATATTCACAAGCAAGTTCACATAAGCTAACATGGCGGAATCAGAATGTGAAGCCAATCACGAGACGAGGACCACAGATGAGCCAGCACTCGACCACGCAGCAGGTAACCTTCGTCGGCATCGGCGCCATCGGCCTGCCGATGGCCGCCCGGGTCGCGAGCGCGGGATTCGAGCTGACCACCGTCGACTTCTCGGCGGAGCAGCGGGCGGCGGCCGCACAGCAGGGCCTGCGAGCCGAGGACTCGGCGGCCTCTGCCGCCACGGCCGACGCGGTGATCGTCATGGTGGCCACCGGGGATCAGCTGCGCAGCGCCGCCCTGGGATCCCCGGATCAGGGATCAGCCGGTCTGCTCAGCGCGATGCGGCCGGGCTCGAGTCTGATCGTGATGAGCACGGTGGGCCCCGAGGCGGTGCAGCAGCTGAGCATCCCCGCCACCGAGCGCGGGATCACGCTGATCGACGCACCGGTCACGGGCGGGATCGCCCGCGCCGCCGAGGGCTCGCTGCGCCTGTTTGTCTCCGCCGAACCCACCGCGGTGGAGCAGAACCGGACCCTGCTGGAGTCGATGGGCGGCATCGTGGAATGCGGGACCGAGATCGGCGACGGCCAGTCCTTCAAGGCGATCAACCAGCTGCTGTGCTCGGTGCACATCGTGGCCGCCGCCGAGGCGCTGGCCCTGGCGGATCGGCTGGGACTCGATCAGGCCCAGGTGCTCGAGGCGGTGGCCGAAGGCGCGGCGGGCTCATTCATGCTCAGCGACCGGGGGCCGAGGATGCTGCAGGGCCAGGATGCACAGGTGGCCAGTGCAGTGGGAATTTTTGTGAAGGACTCGTCACTGGTGAGCGAGATTGCCAGCGCGCATGGCTTCCAGGCCCCGATGCTCGAGGCCGCGCGCGCGAAGTACCTGGAAGCCGCCGACGCCGGTCTGACCCGGCACGACGACTCCCAGGTGATCGTCACCTATCAGCCGTAG